In Amycolatopsis jiangsuensis, the following proteins share a genomic window:
- a CDS encoding discoidin domain-containing protein, with protein sequence MYLRRVFCGLAAVLLSAGLTGVSGTAAAAEPPLPVSAVTASDDDGNVAANTIDGDLGTRWSAEGDGVWIQYDLGSAQTVGSVAIAWHQGDTRRNTFDVQLSADASSWTTVLRGEVSSGSTLEPQTYDFPDGTGRYLRVVGHGNTGNDWTSITETAVQGAGSEQPGDDRTQAAVRYGWGTPLPISDEFGYTGPVDPQKWDVPKGDEGGTAGCWEGHSGHGRRCAKNSTVADGIMTMRGEADGDTGWLGQKEERRYGRWEIRSRSRNTGSSGELYHVLHLIWPTSENRHEDGEYDWVEYSDPGAQCLQAFLHYPQSPSDEKEHEEQCPVDMTHWHNFAFEWTEDGLVGYVDGEEWFRRSGGAGSDRGDIQDMPSGHLNIQLDNFTGESGLRPAVFEVDWVRVYS encoded by the coding sequence ATGTACCTGCGGCGAGTGTTTTGCGGCCTGGCGGCCGTGCTTCTCTCGGCCGGCCTGACGGGGGTCTCCGGAACCGCCGCGGCGGCGGAACCACCACTGCCGGTCAGCGCGGTGACAGCCAGCGACGACGATGGCAACGTCGCGGCCAACACCATCGACGGCGACCTCGGCACCCGCTGGTCGGCCGAAGGTGACGGGGTATGGATCCAGTACGACCTCGGCTCCGCGCAGACCGTCGGGTCGGTCGCCATCGCCTGGCACCAGGGGGACACCAGGCGCAACACGTTCGACGTGCAGCTGTCCGCGGACGCTTCGTCCTGGACCACCGTGCTGCGCGGAGAGGTTTCCAGCGGCAGCACCCTCGAGCCGCAGACCTACGACTTCCCCGACGGAACCGGCCGCTACCTGCGCGTTGTCGGGCACGGCAACACCGGCAACGACTGGACCAGCATCACCGAAACGGCCGTGCAGGGCGCCGGCTCGGAGCAACCGGGAGACGACCGGACCCAGGCGGCGGTGCGCTACGGCTGGGGAACCCCGCTGCCGATCTCGGACGAGTTCGGCTACACCGGTCCGGTGGACCCGCAGAAGTGGGACGTGCCCAAGGGCGACGAGGGCGGTACTGCCGGGTGCTGGGAGGGGCACAGCGGCCACGGCCGCCGGTGCGCCAAGAACAGCACGGTGGCCGACGGCATCATGACCATGCGTGGTGAGGCCGACGGGGACACCGGCTGGCTGGGGCAGAAGGAGGAGCGCCGGTACGGCCGGTGGGAGATCCGGTCCCGTTCGCGCAACACCGGAAGTTCCGGCGAGCTGTACCACGTTCTGCACCTGATCTGGCCGACCTCGGAGAACCGCCACGAGGATGGCGAGTACGACTGGGTCGAGTACTCCGATCCCGGCGCGCAGTGCCTGCAGGCGTTCCTGCACTACCCGCAGAGCCCGTCGGACGAGAAGGAACACGAAGAGCAGTGCCCGGTCGACATGACCCACTGGCACAACTTCGCGTTCGAATGGACCGAGGACGGGCTGGTCGGCTACGTCGACGGCGAGGAGTGGTTCCGGCGGTCCGGCGGTGCCGGTTCCGACCGCGGCGACATCCAGGACATGCCCTCGGGTCACCTGAACATCCAGCTCGACAACTTCACCGGCGAGAGCGGCCTGCGTCCCGCGGTCTTCGAAGTCGACTGGGTCCGCGTCTACTCCTGA
- a CDS encoding polysaccharide lyase family 7 protein, whose translation MKRACLAVATVALTAGLVGFSGTAALAAGAPLKIETVTAGGDDGNVPANTQDDDLETRWSDEGDGAWIQFDLGSAQTVGSVSLAWHQGDTRTTSFEVRLSGDGSSWTTAVPRRNSSGSTSQLENYDFADESARYVRVVGYGNTVNDWTSITEARVNGADGGGGGSDCANPADVLDLQNWYLGLPIGEKEHPQNVKQPELATYSVDPWFRATDDCTAVQFRAAVNGVTTSGSDYPRSELREMTDSGKEEASWSSTSGTHTMVIDEAITAAPEGRPNIVAGQIHGSDDDLSVFRLEGSKLYVTDEDEKHTLLTSDYELGTRFQAKFVVSDGKIKAYYNGDLKATLSKKFSGAYFKAGAYTQANCEKTSPCSDSNYGEVKIYDLDVSHE comes from the coding sequence ATGAAAAGAGCTTGTCTCGCGGTGGCGACCGTGGCGCTCACGGCCGGACTGGTGGGCTTCTCCGGAACCGCCGCGCTGGCCGCCGGGGCACCGTTGAAGATCGAGACGGTGACGGCCGGCGGGGACGACGGCAACGTCCCGGCGAACACCCAGGACGACGACCTGGAGACCCGGTGGTCCGACGAGGGTGACGGAGCGTGGATCCAGTTCGACCTGGGCTCCGCGCAGACCGTCGGATCGGTGTCGCTCGCCTGGCACCAGGGCGACACCCGGACCACGAGCTTCGAGGTCCGGCTTTCCGGCGACGGTTCTTCGTGGACCACCGCGGTGCCCCGCCGGAACAGCAGCGGCAGCACTTCCCAGCTGGAGAACTACGACTTCGCCGACGAATCCGCGCGCTACGTTCGCGTGGTCGGTTACGGCAATACGGTGAACGACTGGACAAGCATCACCGAAGCGCGGGTGAACGGGGCCGACGGAGGCGGTGGCGGGAGCGACTGTGCCAATCCGGCCGACGTGCTGGACCTCCAGAACTGGTACCTCGGCCTGCCGATCGGCGAGAAGGAGCATCCGCAGAACGTCAAGCAGCCGGAGCTGGCGACGTATTCGGTCGACCCGTGGTTCCGCGCCACCGACGACTGCACGGCGGTGCAGTTCCGGGCCGCGGTCAACGGCGTGACCACCAGCGGATCCGACTACCCGCGGTCGGAACTGCGGGAGATGACCGACTCGGGCAAGGAGGAGGCCAGCTGGTCCTCGACCTCGGGCACGCACACCATGGTGATCGACGAGGCCATCACCGCGGCTCCCGAGGGGCGGCCCAACATCGTCGCCGGTCAGATCCACGGCAGCGACGACGACCTCTCGGTGTTCCGGCTGGAGGGCAGCAAGCTCTACGTCACCGACGAGGACGAGAAGCACACGCTGCTGACCAGCGACTACGAGCTGGGTACCCGGTTCCAGGCGAAGTTCGTGGTGAGCGACGGAAAGATCAAGGCCTACTACAACGGAGACCTGAAGGCCACGCTCTCGAAGAAGTTCAGCGGCGCCTACTTCAAGGCCGGGGCCTACACCCAGGCCAACTGTGAGAAGACCTCGCCCTGCAGCGACAGCAATTACGGCGAGGTGAAGATCTACGATCTGGATGTTTCCCACGAGTAG
- a CDS encoding serine/threonine-protein kinase: MRTGDVVGDRYLLEDARGAGTGGIVWTGFDRKLKRTVALKRPHALASQADRLQFRQEAEIAARVHHPNVISVFDTVDDDECWLVMEYSPARGLDQVLAAGGPLPAGRVARIGAQIAAALSAVHARNIVHRDVKPGNILVDDQDFAQLTDFGISVWRQVTWTGDGSFSGTAGYAAPEVVAGRPATTASDVFSLGATLFAALEGTSPFGTGAPGEVLKRVGGGELLPSPHAGPLAPLLTRMLALEPRKRPTAEEAHGQLRELGGAAAAPSPVVRPVVTGRPFWRRPRYQALAAAAVVAGICAAVFLRTDQPQPGTSQAAASVTDFVGDERTVDPCALLDRKVLEQFGPTELQSTRGNFNRCDVMVNSGAQDSVDVEVQLVSRSANEVPGGPAEVIVEKPTDSDECDRSMVLDREYAVRITASMPNPPANLCTIADAAVEVVRDHVTDGGGLLPRRSVAFPADSLALLDACALLDAGALAELPAIDPRSAQPDFGNWSCKWFGGEGAAQVHLRYDQHVAGDKIGGEPTPLGSHTAYVRRDVDSGTSCTVTVPQQSRQWRAVVDLMVLTVKGDRPGDEYCPVATRLSAAAAAGLPH, translated from the coding sequence GTGCGAACGGGGGACGTCGTCGGCGACCGATACCTGCTCGAGGACGCTCGAGGGGCAGGTACCGGTGGCATCGTCTGGACGGGGTTCGACCGGAAGCTGAAGCGGACCGTGGCCCTCAAACGGCCGCACGCGCTGGCCAGCCAGGCCGACCGGCTGCAGTTCCGGCAGGAGGCCGAGATCGCGGCGAGGGTGCACCACCCGAACGTGATCTCGGTCTTCGACACCGTCGACGACGACGAGTGCTGGCTGGTGATGGAGTACTCGCCTGCCCGCGGTCTGGACCAGGTGCTGGCGGCGGGCGGGCCGCTGCCGGCCGGGCGGGTGGCGCGGATCGGCGCGCAGATCGCGGCCGCGCTGTCGGCCGTGCACGCCCGCAACATCGTGCACCGGGACGTGAAGCCGGGCAACATCCTCGTCGACGACCAGGATTTCGCGCAGCTCACCGATTTCGGCATCTCCGTATGGCGGCAGGTGACGTGGACCGGCGACGGGTCCTTCAGCGGCACCGCCGGCTACGCCGCCCCCGAGGTGGTCGCCGGCCGGCCGGCGACCACGGCGTCGGACGTGTTCTCCCTCGGCGCGACCCTCTTCGCCGCGCTCGAGGGCACCTCGCCGTTCGGCACCGGCGCGCCGGGCGAGGTGCTGAAGCGGGTGGGCGGCGGCGAGCTGCTGCCGTCACCCCACGCGGGCCCGCTCGCCCCGCTGCTGACGCGGATGCTGGCGCTGGAGCCGCGGAAGCGGCCGACCGCCGAGGAGGCGCACGGGCAGCTCCGGGAACTCGGCGGTGCCGCGGCGGCGCCCTCCCCGGTGGTCCGGCCGGTCGTCACCGGACGCCCGTTCTGGCGCCGTCCGCGGTACCAGGCGCTCGCCGCCGCGGCGGTGGTCGCCGGCATCTGCGCCGCGGTGTTCCTCCGGACGGACCAGCCGCAGCCCGGAACGAGCCAGGCAGCGGCGTCGGTCACCGACTTCGTCGGCGACGAGCGGACGGTCGACCCCTGCGCGCTGCTCGACCGGAAGGTGCTGGAGCAGTTCGGCCCGACGGAGCTGCAGAGCACCCGCGGGAACTTCAACCGCTGCGACGTCATGGTCAACAGCGGCGCCCAGGACTCGGTGGACGTCGAGGTGCAGCTGGTCAGCCGCTCGGCGAACGAGGTGCCGGGCGGACCGGCCGAGGTGATCGTCGAGAAGCCCACGGACAGTGACGAATGCGACCGCAGCATGGTGCTCGATCGCGAGTACGCCGTACGGATCACCGCGAGCATGCCCAATCCTCCGGCGAACCTGTGCACCATCGCCGACGCGGCGGTGGAGGTGGTGCGCGACCACGTCACCGACGGCGGGGGGCTGCTCCCGCGCCGGTCGGTCGCCTTCCCCGCGGATTCGCTGGCCCTGCTCGACGCCTGTGCCCTGCTGGACGCCGGGGCGCTGGCCGAACTGCCCGCGATCGACCCGCGATCCGCGCAGCCCGACTTCGGCAACTGGTCGTGCAAGTGGTTCGGCGGGGAAGGTGCGGCCCAGGTCCACCTCCGTTACGACCAGCACGTCGCCGGGGACAAGATCGGCGGGGAGCCGACTCCGCTGGGCAGCCACACCGCCTACGTCCGGCGGGACGTCGACTCGGGCACCAGCTGCACGGTCACCGTGCCGCAGCAGAGCCGGCAGTGGCGTGCCGTCGTCGACCTGATGGTGCTCACGGTGAAGGGTGACCGGCCCGGCGACGAGTACTGCCCCGTCGCGACCCGGTTGTCGGCCGCGGCCGCCGCCGGGCTGCCGCACTGA
- a CDS encoding FHA domain-containing protein: MNHESLARGVPRAVPGAVVALSLSGKLVLGPAEGRTIRFGRNRPAVEVCVGETDLQVSRTHGTLTHLDGQWWVRNTGRLPIRLPRTRLLFRDEDPVPLQEGYTPLFVRGSRDREHLLEMYVVGWNGGQPAAQHDAETQPRKRWHLSPEEQLVLVVLGQRYLLHESNPQPISRQHAAEILADLQPEVNWRAKRVEHVVAEVRARLSARGVHGLVRDEVGEPVGNALTDNLLRELVLSTTLVPTDLVMLDTLPG, encoded by the coding sequence ATGAACCACGAAAGCCTGGCCCGTGGCGTGCCCAGGGCCGTTCCCGGCGCGGTCGTCGCGTTGTCGTTGTCCGGGAAGCTCGTTCTCGGGCCCGCGGAAGGCCGCACCATCCGGTTCGGCCGCAACCGCCCCGCCGTCGAGGTCTGCGTGGGCGAGACGGACCTGCAGGTCAGCCGCACCCACGGCACCCTGACCCATCTCGACGGCCAGTGGTGGGTCCGCAACACCGGACGGCTGCCGATCCGCCTGCCACGCACGCGCCTGCTGTTCCGGGACGAGGATCCGGTGCCGCTGCAGGAGGGCTACACCCCGCTGTTCGTGCGCGGGTCACGCGACCGTGAGCATCTGCTCGAGATGTACGTGGTGGGCTGGAACGGCGGTCAGCCCGCGGCACAGCACGACGCGGAGACCCAGCCGCGCAAACGCTGGCACCTGAGTCCCGAGGAGCAGCTGGTGCTCGTGGTGCTCGGGCAGCGTTATCTGCTGCACGAGTCGAACCCGCAGCCGATCTCCCGGCAGCATGCCGCGGAAATCCTCGCCGACCTGCAGCCGGAGGTCAACTGGCGCGCCAAACGGGTCGAGCACGTGGTGGCCGAGGTCCGCGCGCGGCTTTCGGCACGCGGGGTGCACGGGCTGGTCCGCGACGAGGTCGGGGAGCCGGTGGGCAACGCCCTCACCGACAACCTGCTGCGCGAGCTGGTGCTGTCCACGACGCTGGTACCGACCGACCTGGTCATGCTCGACACTCTGCCCGGCTAG
- the mycP gene encoding type VII secretion-associated serine protease mycosin, which translates to MKRFVALLALVPALLASVPPLADAAPPAGACTSAESAHSVIVPEPWAQQLFDPKRVWPRSTGSGVLVAVVDSGVDSDHPQLRAPGKVLPGRDFFYAGALPGNYDCVSHGTAVASIIAADPVAGVGFAGIAPGARILPVRITDRALNDGGEPQPIDPEAVGKGIRYAADQGAKVINLSLSGYRDLPAIRDAVRYAQSRDALIVAAAGNRQQDFAGSASFPAGYPGVLGVGSIDIAGARDDSSQIGGYVDVMAPGKSVVAATRAGGHDYWEGTSFATPFVAGTAALVRSAWPSLDAQQVAQRLTATAAVARGGAGSPAYGAGILDPYRAVTEGLSGAPAVLPAVAPQAVDVAAEREHAWWARTGSTAKLVAAALVLAILLAVLGTAVATRGRRRRWRAGRSAATPRTVAREEPPEEMFLFPPPAVERPQS; encoded by the coding sequence ATGAAACGATTCGTCGCCCTGCTCGCGCTCGTGCCGGCCTTGCTGGCGTCGGTGCCGCCGCTCGCTGATGCCGCGCCGCCCGCGGGCGCGTGTACCAGTGCGGAGTCCGCGCATTCGGTGATCGTGCCGGAGCCGTGGGCACAGCAGCTGTTCGATCCGAAACGGGTGTGGCCGCGCAGCACCGGTTCCGGCGTGCTCGTCGCGGTCGTCGACTCCGGCGTCGACTCGGACCATCCGCAGCTGCGCGCGCCGGGCAAAGTGTTGCCAGGCAGGGATTTCTTCTACGCCGGTGCGCTGCCCGGCAACTACGACTGCGTGTCCCACGGCACCGCGGTCGCCTCAATCATCGCGGCCGATCCGGTGGCAGGCGTGGGGTTCGCGGGAATCGCGCCGGGAGCGCGGATCCTGCCGGTGCGGATCACCGACCGTGCGCTGAACGACGGTGGCGAACCGCAGCCGATCGACCCGGAGGCCGTCGGCAAGGGCATCCGCTACGCCGCCGACCAGGGTGCGAAGGTGATCAACCTTTCGCTGTCGGGTTACCGCGATCTGCCCGCCATCCGGGACGCGGTCCGTTACGCACAGTCCCGGGACGCACTGATCGTCGCGGCGGCGGGAAACCGGCAGCAGGACTTCGCCGGTTCCGCCTCGTTCCCGGCCGGTTATCCCGGGGTGCTGGGGGTCGGCTCGATCGACATCGCCGGTGCACGGGACGACAGTTCGCAGATCGGTGGCTATGTCGACGTGATGGCGCCCGGCAAGAGCGTGGTCGCGGCGACTCGCGCCGGTGGGCACGATTACTGGGAGGGCACCAGTTTCGCCACGCCGTTCGTCGCCGGCACTGCCGCGCTCGTACGGTCGGCTTGGCCCTCGCTGGACGCGCAGCAGGTGGCGCAGCGGTTGACTGCCACCGCAGCCGTCGCACGCGGCGGCGCGGGCAGCCCTGCTTACGGCGCAGGCATTCTCGACCCGTACCGCGCGGTGACCGAAGGACTTTCCGGCGCGCCCGCCGTACTTCCTGCGGTGGCGCCGCAGGCCGTCGACGTCGCCGCCGAACGGGAGCACGCGTGGTGGGCGCGGACCGGTTCGACGGCGAAGCTCGTTGCTGCTGCATTGGTTCTGGCAATTCTGCTCGCCGTTCTCGGCACCGCGGTCGCCACTCGCGGACGCCGCCGGCGCTGGCGGGCCGGGCGGTCGGCGGCCACCCCGCGCACCGTCGCACGCGAGGAACCACCCGAGGAGATGTTCCTGTTCCCGCCGCCCGCGGTGGAGCGTCCGCAGTCCTGA
- a CDS encoding lipoprotein: MKRWFAGALLVAALAGCSPEPPSAPPVTLPAPSSSFHSMFSSTPATPSTSSPATTAGPALTSQPMTAADGRKTSACRDGSCEILVTAGTSVPFTTYNGSGSAMVDSVGPEGIVLTVSAGISGQFTSGPSAGQFAELNDVKFVLAAARAGRGVLRLTRG, from the coding sequence ATGAAACGCTGGTTCGCCGGAGCACTGCTGGTGGCGGCCTTGGCGGGCTGCTCACCGGAACCGCCCAGCGCGCCGCCGGTGACGCTGCCCGCACCGTCCTCGTCGTTCCATTCGATGTTCTCGAGCACCCCGGCCACGCCGAGCACGAGCAGCCCGGCCACGACCGCCGGCCCGGCGCTGACCTCGCAGCCGATGACCGCCGCCGACGGCCGGAAAACGTCCGCCTGCCGCGACGGTTCCTGCGAGATCCTGGTGACCGCGGGCACCAGCGTGCCGTTCACCACGTACAACGGGTCGGGTTCGGCGATGGTGGACAGCGTGGGCCCGGAGGGGATCGTGCTCACCGTGTCCGCCGGCATCAGCGGGCAGTTCACCTCCGGGCCCAGTGCGGGTCAGTTCGCCGAGCTCAACGACGTGAAGTTCGTCCTGGCCGCCGCCCGCGCTGGCCGCGGGGTGCTCCGGCTGACCCGCGGTTGA
- a CDS encoding LLM class flavin-dependent oxidoreductase translates to MPDTTFGILTVPSNVSYDDLQRVWLEADAIPEIAHAWLFDHLMPITGDLEGPIFEGWTMLSALAARTNRLRVGLLVTSNRIRPPALLAKIATTVDIVSGGRLDFGIGVGSRPDVSFARREYEANGLPYLETRDAVQRFAEACTVIRRLWTEDEPFDFDGEQVQLTGAYSNPKPVQRPHPPIVVGGRASATLRVAAQHADICNIAGGDMDDIMSRNKLLDRYCTEIGRDPAEITRSIPLPVSYDDPGATRASIGEAIDAGIRHVILTLPDSYPAGVAQWVADELIRPSR, encoded by the coding sequence ATGCCCGACACCACTTTCGGCATCCTGACCGTCCCCTCCAACGTCAGCTACGACGATCTCCAGCGAGTCTGGCTGGAGGCCGACGCGATCCCGGAGATCGCGCACGCCTGGTTGTTCGACCACCTCATGCCGATCACCGGCGACCTCGAAGGACCGATCTTCGAGGGCTGGACCATGCTGTCCGCGCTCGCCGCGCGGACCAACCGGCTGCGCGTCGGGCTGCTCGTCACCAGCAACCGGATCCGCCCGCCCGCGCTGCTGGCCAAGATCGCCACCACCGTGGACATCGTGTCCGGCGGCAGGCTCGACTTCGGCATCGGCGTGGGCTCGCGGCCGGACGTTTCCTTCGCCCGTCGCGAGTACGAGGCGAACGGCCTGCCGTACCTGGAAACCCGCGACGCCGTGCAGCGGTTCGCCGAAGCCTGCACCGTGATCCGCAGGCTGTGGACCGAGGACGAGCCGTTCGACTTCGACGGCGAGCAGGTCCAGCTCACCGGTGCGTACAGCAATCCGAAGCCGGTGCAACGGCCGCATCCGCCGATCGTCGTCGGCGGACGGGCCTCCGCCACGCTGCGGGTGGCCGCGCAGCACGCGGACATCTGCAACATCGCCGGCGGCGACATGGACGACATCATGAGCCGCAACAAGCTGCTGGACCGCTACTGCACCGAAATCGGCCGCGACCCCGCGGAAATCACCCGCTCGATCCCGCTCCCGGTCTCCTACGACGACCCCGGCGCCACCCGGGCCTCGATCGGGGAAGCCATCGACGCCGGGATCCGCCACGTGATCCTGACGCTGCCCGATTCCTACCCGGCCGGGGTCGCGCAGTGGGTCGCCGACGAGCTGATCCGCCCGTCACGCTGA
- a CDS encoding WXG100 family type VII secretion target: MLIKGDFGQLDQLSSQIMATVGKVQQEMDTWRTASGATANDWLDQAGGQFTEVNQAWQQVSTAQQDMLQALRGGVVKANGELQQALASAKARVGGVSI; encoded by the coding sequence ATGCTGATCAAGGGCGATTTCGGTCAGCTGGACCAGCTTTCGTCGCAGATCATGGCGACGGTCGGCAAGGTGCAGCAGGAGATGGACACCTGGCGCACCGCGTCCGGTGCCACCGCCAACGACTGGCTGGACCAGGCAGGCGGCCAGTTCACCGAGGTGAACCAGGCGTGGCAGCAGGTTTCCACCGCGCAGCAGGACATGCTGCAGGCGCTGCGTGGCGGCGTGGTCAAGGCCAACGGCGAGCTGCAGCAGGCACTCGCCTCCGCCAAGGCGCGGGTGGGCGGCGTCAGCATCTAG
- a CDS encoding WXG100 family type VII secretion target: protein MPNGDQLHGVTESLQRGAQMAGTVSTNIRSHQATLRPTVEALKGQWEGTARPAFDAAHANWEQGINRLVAALDHLGENTKYSSNTYDMADQASASGLHAAGGMSPFGGALNPAGG, encoded by the coding sequence ATGCCGAATGGCGATCAGCTGCACGGTGTGACCGAGAGCCTGCAGCGCGGTGCGCAGATGGCCGGCACGGTGTCCACGAACATCCGGTCCCACCAGGCGACGCTGCGGCCGACCGTGGAAGCGCTCAAGGGCCAGTGGGAGGGCACCGCGCGGCCGGCGTTCGACGCCGCGCACGCCAACTGGGAGCAGGGCATCAACCGGCTCGTCGCGGCACTCGACCACCTGGGCGAGAACACCAAGTACTCGTCGAACACCTACGACATGGCCGACCAGGCCAGCGCGTCCGGCCTGCACGCGGCCGGCGGGATGTCCCCGTTCGGCGGCGCGCTCAACCCGGCAGGAGGATGA